The sequence below is a genomic window from Candidatus Krumholzibacteriia bacterium.
TCGCCGGCGGCGGCGCTGCCGACCATCGCCAACGAATGCCGCGCCGGAGCAAAGGTGCGCAGCTGCTTCGACTGCAAGATGGAAGCGGCCGAGAACATCGCCGCCACCTTCGCCACGGCGCGGCAGCGGCGCGCGGGGCTGGAAGCGGAGCCGGAGAAGCTGGACACGATCCTGCGCCACGGCAACGAGCGGGCCCGCGCTCGCGCCGAGGCCACCATGCGCGAGGTGCGGGCCGTCATGGGGCTGGGCGGCCTGCGGCGGCCGCCGGGAGGGGAAGCATGACCTACGTCGTCAAGCTCGAGCAGTTCGAGGGTCCCCTCGATCTGCTGCTGTATCTCATCCAGCGCGAGGAGATGGACATCTACGACATCCCCATCGCGCGCATCACCGAGCAGTACTTGCGGCACGTGGAGATGCTGGAGCGCCTGGATCTCGGCATCGCCGGGGATTTCCTGGTCATGGCGGCCACGCTGCTGCGCATCAAGGCGCGACTGCTGCTGCCGGTGCAGCGCCCGGGGGAGGAGAACGAGGAGGATCCCCGCGCCGAGCTCGTGCAACGCCTGCTGGAGTACAAGAAGTTCAAGGAAGCGGCGCAGAAGCTGGAGGACCGGGAGCGCGACAGCTTGCGCACCTACACGCGCCCCTTCGATGCGGCGCTGCTGGAGGAAGCGAAGGAGCACGGCGAGGAGGAGATCTTCAGCGTCGACCTGCCGCGGCTGATGCAGGCCCTGCAAGGCGTGTTGCGCCGCTTCGAGATCGTCACCACCCACGAAGTGGTGCTCGAGCCGGTGCACCTGGAGGAACGCACCGCCTGGCTACAGTCCCGGTTGCAAGAGGCCGGGCGCCTGCGCTTCGGTGACGTGTTCGAAGGGGCGCGTTCGCGCCTCGAGGTCATCGTCACCTTCATGGCGCTCCTCGAGCTCATCAAGGCGCGGGCCTTGAAGGCGCACCAAGCGGAGAGCTTCAGCGACCTGTGGATCTTCCCGGCCGATCGCGCTCCCGAGCGCGACGCTCGGCGGGAGGACAGCTCGACAGCCGGGGTGGAGAACGAAGCATGAGCCTCAAAGCCGAAATCGAAGCGCTGCTCTTCGCCAGCGAAGCGCCGCTCTCGCTGGCCCGACTGCAGGAGGTCCTCCCGGAGACGGCGCGGGCGGACATCCAGGCCGCGCTCGAAACACTGGAGCGGGATTACGCCGCCGACGACCGCGCCATCCGCATGCAGCGCGTGGCTGGCGGTTACCAGCTGTGCACGCGACCGGAGCTGGCGGACGTGGTGCGCCGGCTCTTCGTCGGCAAGCGCCGCGTGCGCCTCACCCGGCCCGCCCTGGAAGTGCTGGCGATCATCGCCTACAAGCAACCCACCACGCGCCCGGAGATCGACGCCATCCGCGGCGTCGGCAGCGGCGGCGTCGTGGAGACCCTGCTCGAGCGCAACCTGGTGCGCATCGCCGGCCGCGCCGACAGCGTCGGCCGGCCGTTGCTCTACGCCACGACGCCGGAGTTCCTCCAGTACCTGGGTCTCGACTCGCTCCACGACCTGCCGAGCTTGGAGGAGTTGGAAGCGATGCTGGCAGCGCGGGAGGAAGAAACCCGCCGCCTCGAAGAGGAGGAGGCGCAGGAGCTGGCGACGGCGCCCGCCGCCGAACCGGCGAGCGAGGAAGGACGCTTCGCCGCCGCGCGGATGGAAGAGAAGCTGCGGCAGCAGAACCTGCCGACGCTGGAGGATCTCGACGCCGAGCTGGAGGCCCGAGGCGAGGCCATCGAGACCTTGACCGCGCAGGTGGGGCTGGAACGGCGCGACCGCCGCAGTAGCGCGCCGCCGGCGCCGGCCGCGCCGGAGGACGACGGCGAGGAGCCACCCGCGGCGGAACCGGACGCCGGCTGAAGGCGAGAGCATGCGCTTGAACCGTTATCTGGCCGCGTGCGGCCTCGGCAGCCGCCGCGGCTGCGACGCTTTGATCGAGAGCGGTCGAGTGCGGGTCAACGGCGAGCCCGGGCAGTTCGGAACCCAGATTGGTCCCGCCGACCGGGTCACCGTGGACGGCGCCGAGGTCCGCCCTCACTCTGGTGGCGTGTGGATGCTCCACAAGCCAGCGGGCGTCGTCAGCACCGCCCGCGATCCCCAGGGCCGGCCGACGGTGCTCGATTTCGTCAAGCAGCACGGCATCACGGCGCGTCTCTTCCCGGTCGGGCGCCTGGATCGAGACACCACCGGGCTCCTCCTCCTCACCGACGACGGCGACCTCGCCTTCAAGCTCACCCATCCTTCCTGGGGGATGGAGAAGGAGTACGAAGCAGAGGTCGGACGGGCCCTCACGCCGGCGGAGCTGGAGAGCTTGCAGAGCGGCGTCGACCTCGACGACGGCCGCACCGCCCCGTGCCAGGTCCAGCTGGAAACGAGCGCGAGCGGCATCGTCCTTCGCTTGGTCCTGCACGAGGGCCGCAAGCGGCAGATCCGCCGCATGCTGCAGGCTCTCGCCGTTCCGCTCCTGCACTTGCACCGCGTCCGTGTCGGCCCGCTCCATCTCGCCGCTCTGCCGCCGGGGTCGCTCCGCTCTCTCGATGCCGCCGAACGGGCGGCGTTGCAGACGGCGCGCGTCGCCCCCGCGCCTTCGGCGCCCGCCTGAGAGGGGAGCCGGATGCGCATCGTCTTCCGCCCCAATGCCACGAAACGCCAGGTGGATCGGGTCGAGCGCTTGCTGCAGCAGCTGCGCTGCCGCACGCGCCGTTCCCGCGGCGCCGACGGCCTGGTGCTCGGCGTCATCGGCGACGCCACGCTCCTCCAGGATCGCCAGGTGGAGCTGCTCCCCGGTGTCGCCGCCATTCTGCCCTTCACGCGACCCTACAAGCAGGCGAGCCGCGAGTACTGCCAGGAGGATTCGGTCGTCCCGGTGGGGGAAGTCGCCATCGGCGGGGGTCGCGTCGTGGTCATGGCCGGGCCCTGTTCGGTGGAGACCCGGGAAGGACTCTTCGAGGTGGCGCGGCGCGTGCAGGCCGCCGGAGCTTCGGTGCTGCGCGGCGGCGCCTTCAAGCCCCGCACCTCGCCCTACTCGTTCCAGGGCCTCGGACGGGAAGGCTTGGAGCTCCTGCGCGAGGCGAGCACCGCCACCGGTCTCGCCGTGGTGACGGAGGTCATGGACACGCGCCACGTGGAGCTCGTGTCGCGCTATGCCGACATCTTGCAGATCGGGGCGCGCAACGTGCAGAACTTCGATCTGCTGCGCGAGATCGGTCAAAGCGGCAAGCCCGTCCTCCTCAAGCGCGGCCTGATGACCACCATCGAGGAATACCTTCTCTGCGCCGAGTACATCCTCTCCGAGGGCAACGACAAGGTGGTGCTCTGCGAGCGCGGCATCCGCACCTTCGACAGCAGCACGACGCGCAACACCCTCGATCTCTGCGCCGTGCCCGTGATCCACGCCTTGAGCCACCTGCCCGTCATCGTGGACCCGAGCCATGGCACCGGGGACTGGCGCTTCGTGTCGCCGATGGCGCGGGCCGCCATCGCCGCCGGCGCCGACGGCCTCATGATCGAAGTGCACCCGCGGCCGGCAGAAGCCTTCAGCGACGGCCCGCAATCGCTGACGCCGCAACGCTTCGAGAAGCTCATGGTGGAGCTGGCGACGCTGGCCCGCGTCCTCGGCCGGCAGCTCGATCGTTGCGACCCGTCCGGGAAGGACGGGGCATGAGCGCCGGGATCGGTGCGCGCTTCGCCTTCCGCCCCGGCGAACGGGAGTCGCTCGCGGCCCGGGCTGCCGCCCGCGCCGCGGCGCTGCGCCGGCTCGTCATCGCCATCGATGGTCCCGCCGGGGCGGGGAAGAGCACCACGGCGCGTGGCGTGGCGGCGCGGCTCGGCCTGCGCTATCTCGACACCGGCGCGCTCTACCGCGCGGTGACCTTGGCAGCGCAACGGTCGGGGGTGGAGCCAGGCGACGAGGCGGCCCTCGCCGCGCTGGTGCAGACGGCCCGGCTGCGCGTCGAGTCCGACGCCGCCGGGCAGCGTGTGTATCTCGGGGACGAAGACGTGAGTGGCGCGATCCGCCATCCGCAGGTGACGGCGATGGTGTCGCAGGTGAGCGCTTGGCCCGCGGTGCGAGCTGCCATGCTCGACCTGCAGCGCCGCTTGGCGGCGGCGGGCGGCACGGTGATGGAGGGGCGGGACATCGGCAGCGTCGTCTTGCCCCAGGCGGACCTGAAGATCTTCCTCACCGCCGACGTCGCCGCCCGCGCCGCGCGGCGGCAGGAGGAGGAAGCCGCCCGCGGCAACGCGCGGCCGCGACAAGCGGTGGAGGAGGAGATCGAAGCGCGGGACCGCGCCGACACGACGCGCTCTTCCGCGCCGCTCCGCCGCACCGCCGGCGCCATCGAGCTGGACACCACCGAGCTCGGGATCGAAGCGCAGCTCGACGCCGTGGTGGCGCTCGCGCTCCGCTGTGTCGAAGCGGGAACGACGACGGCGGCAGCACACACCTTCGTCCCCGAGGACTGGGCCCAGCCGGGTTACCGGCCCTTTCGCCGCCGGCGCTTCCGCTGCGCCCACGTTTTGATCAGCTCCTTTTTCCGCGCCGCCTGCGGCTTGCGCTGCGAGGTGCACCCCGCCTCCCGGCTGACTGGCAGCGCCCTCGTCGCCTGCAATCACATCTCCGGCCTGGATCCGCCGCTCGCCGGCGCCTCCGTGCCCTTCGAGTCCTGCTTCGTCGCCAAGAGCGAGCTCTTCCGCAGCGGCGCCTTCGGCTGGCTCATCGGTCTGTTCAATGCATTCCCGATCCAGCGAGGCACGGCGGATTACGCCGCCCTCGATCGCGCCGTGGCGCTGCTGCAGGCGGGCGAGAACGTCCTCATGTTTCCGGAAGGCACACGCCAGAAGCCCGGCCGGCTCGGCAGGTCGCGCTGGGGCTTCGGTTACGTCGCCCGCCGCGCCGGGCGGCCCATCGTCCCCGTCTTCGTCCGCGGCAGCCGCGACCGCCGGCCACGCTTCCTGCGCCGCCAGCCGCTGGAGGTGTGGGTCGGCGAACCCTTCGTCCTCGGCGCACTCTCCGACGACCCGGACGGTTACGCCCAGGCAGGGGCGCTCGCCATGGAGCACATCGCCGGGTTGATGCTGCGCTCCGCTGCCCGCGTCCCCCTCGCCGGGCTCGAACTTCCCGGCATTTTCGCCCCCGCCGGCCCCGAGCCCTGACCCTGAGGCCCTCCAGACCCTGGCGGTCCGGGCCGTTCCGGCCTTGCGATCCTGGACGGAGGTTGCTAGGGTAGCTCGATTGTCCCCCAATATTTTTCGGGGAAATCTTTATGAATTAAGGAGGAATCCGCTTCATGCTGGACGAGAGTCACACGCTCCGCAACGAGGAATCGAGGCGCGCCGAGCGCGCGCCGGAAGGAGGTGACACTCCAGGGTCGCGGGGCGCAGGGCGAGAGTCCAGGACCGCCACGGCGACCTCGGACTCCGGGCCGCGGCGTCGCGGTCCGCGGGACGACAGCCGAGGGGGCTGGCGTGGTCGCAGTGGCGGCCACGGCCGCCGGGGCTTCGACGACGAGGAAGAGGAGCGCCGGCCCAAGAAGCGCACGCCGGCGGCGCAGGTGAAGCCGTTCAACTTCGAGTTCGACGATCCCGACGCCCAGGCGCTGACGCGCGATGCCTTCCTCAAGCAGGTGCTGGAGTACGACGAGACGCTGCGCGATTTCGGCGAGGGCGAGATCGTCAAGGGCACCATCGTCGGCATCGGGCCGGTCGAAGTGCTCATGGACATCGGCTTCAAGAGCGAAGGCGCCATCCCCATCGCCGAGTTCGACAATCCGGCGGAGCTCGTGGTGGGCCAGTCCTTCGAGGTCTACCTCGAGAAGATGGAGAATCAGGACGGTCTCATCGTCCTCTCCAAGACGCGCGCCGACTTCCTCAAGGTCTGGGACCGGATCAAGGCCGCTTACGACAGCACCGAAACGGTGAAGGGCACGGTGGACCGCCGCATCAAGGGCGGCCTCGTGGTCAAGCTCTACGGTGTCGACGCCTTCCTGCCGGGTTCGCAGGTGGCGCTACGGCAGGTGCCGAATCTCGATGCCCTGATCGGCCAGGAGCTGGAGTTCCGCATCATCAAGCTCAACAAGCGCCGGCGCAACATCGTCGTCTCCCGTCGGGTCGTCCTCGAGGAGGAGCGCACCAAGCAGAAGACGAAGATCATCGCCGAGCTGGAGAAGGGGCAGATCCGCAAGGGCGCGGTGAAGAACATCACCGACTTCGGCGCCTTCGTGGACCTGGGCGGCATCGACGGCCTCTTGCACCTCACCGACCTCTCCTGGGGGCGGGTGGCGCACCCGAGCGAGGTCGTCTCCATCGGCCAAGAGCTCGAGGTCAAGGTCCTCGACTTCGACCGAGACCGCGAGCGCATCTCCCTCGGTCTCAAGCAGTTGCAGCCGTACCCGTGGAAGGAAGTGGCGGAGAAATACCCGGTGGGCACGCGGGTCAAGGGCAAGGTCGTGTCGATCACGGACTATGGCGCCTTCGTGGAGTTGGAGCGCGGCGTCGAGGGCCTGATCCACATCTCCGAGATGTCCTGGACCAAGCACGTGCGCCATCCCTCCAAGATCGTCTCCGTGGGCAACGAGATCGAGGTCATGGTGCTGAAGATCGACCCGGAGAACGAGAAGATCTCCCTCGGTCTGAAGCAGACCGAGCCGGATCCCTGGGAGACGCTGGCGGAGAAGTACCCGCCCGGCACCTCCCTCGAGGGCAAGGTGCGCAACCTGACCAACTTCGGTGCCTTCGTCGAGATCGAGGAAGGCATCGATGGCCTGGTGCACATCTCCGACATGTCCTGGACCAAGCGCGTCCGCCACCCGAGTGAAGTGGTGAAGAAGGGCGACGTGGTGCGGGTCAAGGTCCTGGAGGTCAACCGCGAGAGCCGGCGCATCAGCCTCGGCATCAAGCAGACCATGGACGATCCCTGGGACGACCTGGCGCGGGAATACATCGTCGGGACCGTGCTCGAGGGAACGACGGAACGTCTCCTGGATCGCGGCATCGTTGTGGAGCTGCGTTCAGGCGTCGAGGGCTTCGTCCCCGTCTCGCACCTCCTGCCGGAGGACATCAAGAAGCCCGCCGAGTACTTCGGTGTCGGCGAGCGGATCCCCCTCAAGGTGATCAAGATGGACCCGGCGAACCGGCGTATCGTGCTTTCCGTGCGCGCTTACATGGAGGATGCCACCGCCGAGGATCTGGCCGCCTTCAACGCCAAGTTCGGCACCCGGCGGCCGATCTCCGAAGAGGATTCCAGCAACGGTCGCGAGGGCGACGCGGAGCTCGTCGCCGCCGAGGAAATGGACGACGACGAACTCTGAGCCGGAAGCGTGCCGCGCTGGGGGAGGGGGCCTCGCCGCCCCTCTCCCGGCGGCGGTGCGCGTTGTGCCGCGCCGGTCGGGGCCGGCGGAAGGGCGCAGGGCCGGCGGCTGGAGGTGCAGCGCCCGTGTGGCTGGTGCGTAGCCTGCTCGTGTTCGTCGTGGTCGCTTCGGTGCTCGCACTCGCCGTCGTCAACGTGGAGCACCACACCTCGCTCACACTCTTCACCCGCACCTATCAGAACCTGGCGCTCAACGTCGTTCTCTTCTGTGCCATGCTCTGCGGCGCCATCCTGGTCTTCGGCCTCATGGTGTTCCGGGAGTTCGCGTTGCGCAACGAGATCCGCCGCCTGCGGCGCGAGAACCTGCGCCTCGACGACGAGATCACCGCGCTACGCAACTTGCCCCTGGCTGGTCTGGACACCGCCAGGGAAACCCCGGGTTCACGGCCCGCGGAGCGCTGAAGCCGGGAGGGCTGTCTTGTCCGCCGAGGCATTCGTCTTCTGGCTCGGGCTGCTTCTGATTTCCGGCGGCTTCCTCTACATCATCGGTCGCGGGCCGCGCAAAGTCGCTTCGGGCACAGACCCTTACGCCGCTGCCCTCAACTACATCTTGAACGACGACTGGGACGGTGCCCTGGACAGCTT
It includes:
- a CDS encoding segregation/condensation protein A, giving the protein MTYVVKLEQFEGPLDLLLYLIQREEMDIYDIPIARITEQYLRHVEMLERLDLGIAGDFLVMAATLLRIKARLLLPVQRPGEENEEDPRAELVQRLLEYKKFKEAAQKLEDRERDSLRTYTRPFDAALLEEAKEHGEEEIFSVDLPRLMQALQGVLRRFEIVTTHEVVLEPVHLEERTAWLQSRLQEAGRLRFGDVFEGARSRLEVIVTFMALLELIKARALKAHQAESFSDLWIFPADRAPERDARREDSSTAGVENEA
- the scpB gene encoding SMC-Scp complex subunit ScpB, which codes for MSLKAEIEALLFASEAPLSLARLQEVLPETARADIQAALETLERDYAADDRAIRMQRVAGGYQLCTRPELADVVRRLFVGKRRVRLTRPALEVLAIIAYKQPTTRPEIDAIRGVGSGGVVETLLERNLVRIAGRADSVGRPLLYATTPEFLQYLGLDSLHDLPSLEELEAMLAAREEETRRLEEEEAQELATAPAAEPASEEGRFAAARMEEKLRQQNLPTLEDLDAELEARGEAIETLTAQVGLERRDRRSSAPPAPAAPEDDGEEPPAAEPDAG
- a CDS encoding pseudouridine synthase, with protein sequence MRLNRYLAACGLGSRRGCDALIESGRVRVNGEPGQFGTQIGPADRVTVDGAEVRPHSGGVWMLHKPAGVVSTARDPQGRPTVLDFVKQHGITARLFPVGRLDRDTTGLLLLTDDGDLAFKLTHPSWGMEKEYEAEVGRALTPAELESLQSGVDLDDGRTAPCQVQLETSASGIVLRLVLHEGRKRQIRRMLQALAVPLLHLHRVRVGPLHLAALPPGSLRSLDAAERAALQTARVAPAPSAPA
- the aroF gene encoding 3-deoxy-7-phosphoheptulonate synthase, producing the protein MRIVFRPNATKRQVDRVERLLQQLRCRTRRSRGADGLVLGVIGDATLLQDRQVELLPGVAAILPFTRPYKQASREYCQEDSVVPVGEVAIGGGRVVVMAGPCSVETREGLFEVARRVQAAGASVLRGGAFKPRTSPYSFQGLGREGLELLREASTATGLAVVTEVMDTRHVELVSRYADILQIGARNVQNFDLLREIGQSGKPVLLKRGLMTTIEEYLLCAEYILSEGNDKVVLCERGIRTFDSSTTRNTLDLCAVPVIHALSHLPVIVDPSHGTGDWRFVSPMARAAIAAGADGLMIEVHPRPAEAFSDGPQSLTPQRFEKLMVELATLARVLGRQLDRCDPSGKDGA
- the cmk gene encoding (d)CMP kinase, producing MSAGIGARFAFRPGERESLAARAAARAAALRRLVIAIDGPAGAGKSTTARGVAARLGLRYLDTGALYRAVTLAAQRSGVEPGDEAALAALVQTARLRVESDAAGQRVYLGDEDVSGAIRHPQVTAMVSQVSAWPAVRAAMLDLQRRLAAAGGTVMEGRDIGSVVLPQADLKIFLTADVAARAARRQEEEAARGNARPRQAVEEEIEARDRADTTRSSAPLRRTAGAIELDTTELGIEAQLDAVVALALRCVEAGTTTAAAHTFVPEDWAQPGYRPFRRRRFRCAHVLISSFFRAACGLRCEVHPASRLTGSALVACNHISGLDPPLAGASVPFESCFVAKSELFRSGAFGWLIGLFNAFPIQRGTADYAALDRAVALLQAGENVLMFPEGTRQKPGRLGRSRWGFGYVARRAGRPIVPVFVRGSRDRRPRFLRRQPLEVWVGEPFVLGALSDDPDGYAQAGALAMEHIAGLMLRSAARVPLAGLELPGIFAPAGPEP
- a CDS encoding 30S ribosomal protein S1; this translates as MLDESHTLRNEESRRAERAPEGGDTPGSRGAGRESRTATATSDSGPRRRGPRDDSRGGWRGRSGGHGRRGFDDEEEERRPKKRTPAAQVKPFNFEFDDPDAQALTRDAFLKQVLEYDETLRDFGEGEIVKGTIVGIGPVEVLMDIGFKSEGAIPIAEFDNPAELVVGQSFEVYLEKMENQDGLIVLSKTRADFLKVWDRIKAAYDSTETVKGTVDRRIKGGLVVKLYGVDAFLPGSQVALRQVPNLDALIGQELEFRIIKLNKRRRNIVVSRRVVLEEERTKQKTKIIAELEKGQIRKGAVKNITDFGAFVDLGGIDGLLHLTDLSWGRVAHPSEVVSIGQELEVKVLDFDRDRERISLGLKQLQPYPWKEVAEKYPVGTRVKGKVVSITDYGAFVELERGVEGLIHISEMSWTKHVRHPSKIVSVGNEIEVMVLKIDPENEKISLGLKQTEPDPWETLAEKYPPGTSLEGKVRNLTNFGAFVEIEEGIDGLVHISDMSWTKRVRHPSEVVKKGDVVRVKVLEVNRESRRISLGIKQTMDDPWDDLAREYIVGTVLEGTTERLLDRGIVVELRSGVEGFVPVSHLLPEDIKKPAEYFGVGERIPLKVIKMDPANRRIVLSVRAYMEDATAEDLAAFNAKFGTRRPISEEDSSNGREGDAELVAAEEMDDDEL
- a CDS encoding lipopolysaccharide assembly protein LapA domain-containing protein; the protein is MWLVRSLLVFVVVASVLALAVVNVEHHTSLTLFTRTYQNLALNVVLFCAMLCGAILVFGLMVFREFALRNEIRRLRRENLRLDDEITALRNLPLAGLDTARETPGSRPAER